The Gossypium hirsutum isolate 1008001.06 chromosome D03, Gossypium_hirsutum_v2.1, whole genome shotgun sequence genomic interval ttttttaaatgacTTAACAGTAATTCagtaattttttgaacaaacattcaaatagttcagtgacttaaatgaaccctttcgaataattcaataaccattttgtaattttttgaagttgagtggccaaaacataaacttattaatagtttagtgatatCGAGTGCAGTTTACTCATCTAAGCATTAGAGGTGTTAATAGGCTGGGCCTATTTATAATATTAGTATACTTTATATTTATTCAAACTCGACTTGACCTGAACCTTAAATTTTACGCTTATTTTAGGCTcgtcatattattatattttaaattatataaactttaatttaatatttaataattttatatattttagtaaaattttaaacataaataactgaattatatattctttaatatttattatatatttaatttaattttatataaatgatatgatatataagaaataaaactaCAGAATAAGATACGTGAAGCCAAGTTCGATTTTGAATTTTGTACCTTAAATTCGACTTATGGTTTAAATATTTGCTTAAGCCTTTATTTTTTACTAAACTTTTAAGTTTAACCGAATAACGCGAGGCTAGAGAAGTGTATTTACTAATATTGTTTTATCGAATTTTTAATTCGcagaataaatttttaaatttgcgAAGATTAGGTAAGCTATATAGCACCCCTCTATTCATTATTCAACCAAGCTTGTGATTCGAGGGCTCGACACGTGTCACCTGACTGAATATGTTATAGTGAGTACAAGCtgatatatattatatctaaAAAAGTACGCTTTCATTTTCCATTTATCTAAAAGTATGTTTGGTAGTGGTGGATGCTtggaatttcaaaaattttctaatcCATAATATACAAACAAATCATTGTCTTTGATTATTAGATGTATAAAATATTGATCAGTGACTGAATACCGATGCGGATTCCTTTGTCTCGattctctcctttcttcgaaAAAAAACCTTTTGAAACGCTGCCAAAACTAGCATTTTGCTGCTACTCCACTGTCATTTTTCACTACAGATTTCAAAATAGCTGCAGCAAGAAGCTAAGGTGAGCTTAGAGTTCAGAGCAAATGTGGCGGCGGAGCTTCGGTACCGGCAGTCACGCGGTGGACGCTCTGAAAGAGAAGAAGTGGGACGCGCTCGTGATCGGAGGTGGCCATAACGGTTTGACGGCAGCGGCTTACTTAGCTCGCGGCGGTCTCTCTGTTGCCGTGCTCGAGAGACGCCACGTTATCGGTGGAGCGGCGGTGACTGAAGAACTGATCCCTGGCTTTAAGTTCTCTCGATGCAGTTACCTCCAGAGCCTCCTCCGTCCCTCCGTTATCAGGTTTTCAAAGCACATTTTCCATGTTTATTCTGctgatttatttcatttttgaactttttcgttgtttttaaagattaaatgaGGCTATCTTCttcttatttatgtttaaatttattagtgAACTAGAGTTAGCGAGACATGGTTTGAAGTTGTTGAAGAGGAATCCATCATCGTTTACGCCTTGTTTGGATGGGCGATATCTTTTGTTAGGGCCTACTAAAGTGCTTAATCATAGGGAGATCTCCAAGTTCTCCAGACGAGATGCCGATGCTTATCCGAAGTACGTACTGGTTTTGATTTCctaattttcctttaaaaattcGAGTTCGCTGCTTAAATTTATTTGTGAATAATGTTATATAATTTCTAGTATTGAAACGAGATTACTCCAAATTGTAGATGAATTCTAGTGGTAACAAGTTCAAACAGCGATctctgattttctttttctttctcaacaatctgttttattgtttctttttaatttcatagATATGAGAGTCAATTAGAGAGATTCTGTACACTCATGGATCCACTTTTGGATTCATCGCCTCCTGAATCTTTGCAAGGTATTTCATCTCTCCAAGAGCGTCTCAAGAATAAAGTACACAACTCGGTATTTTGGACTCGTTTGCTGCACCAGGCTGCTTCCTTGGGGCAGAAAGACATGGTGTAAGAGTTCTTTCTCTAAGTTGAAATGGCTTCTGATGTTGTCAATGTCGCTATTGCAAATATAAAAGTAGTTAGAAACTTATCTATAGGGCTACTTTGTGCAGTCTAGTTCATACAAAGTAAATAGCTACCTACCTTGAGGTGCTTGCACATTTCATTTGTGAAGTCGGTCAGTCCATTCCAGTGAATTCAGTCTAAGCCTTACGTCAtgtctatttattttcttttacaggGATTTTATGGATCTTTTATTGTCCCCAGCTTCGCAGGTTTTGAATAACTGGTTTGAGGTTGTTGTTTGATCCTTTAATTCCCATTTGTATTATCCTTTTAACTTCATTGCTTACAATAATCAGGAAACTTGGTTTATTTCCTTCAATGTCATAAAGAAATTGATTTATGGTGATTTCAGCTTTGTTTTGTTTTACGAATACTTTGCCTGGCCTGAAACAAGATAACTTAGACAAATACTAAAACCGGTTGGATGCTCATTTCATTCTCTGCAGTAGCTAAAGGATCGCATATAGGTTTGACCAATTTCAAAATAGAcgtattaataaaaaataaaatgagtttTATGCTCTTTAGTTTACAGTTTTTTTTGTTGATTGTGATATGTACAGACAGATGTTCTGAAGGCAACCCTTGCAACAGATGCTGTGATAGGGAGTACGGTAAGAACTTCTAACAAAAGTAGTAAAATGCCTTGGTTTCAATCTAAATTAGTCTGTATAATAAGTCATAGAGGGATAAATGCTATACCCTAAACACGTTGTACAATTTAACAGGCATCCTCTTTTACTGGAgtgatatgttaagagatgaatttTTACTTTGTGGGTTATTTTATATCTTCTCCTTCGATTTGTCTTGTAGGCGAGTGTCAACACACCAGGGAGTGGATATGTACTGCTGCATCATGTGATGGGAGAAACTGATGGTGATCGTGGAATGTGGTCGTAAGTATTTTGTCGCTCGATTTGCCTTAAGCTGTGAATCAATGACCTAGTAAGCCTTGAATTGGTTCATTATCCTTCTCCCATTCTTTagaatattttactatatatttaCTAACGCTCACATGCTACTTTGTATGTCTGGACTTAAGAGAGCCTTTAAGAAGAAAAACTTGGTAACAAAATTTTGTGATTCTAGTCTAACCAACTCAGCATAAGAATGATTACCTGACTACAATATGGGGTAACTAAGTTATGCGTCCTATAATATTCTTTTGCCTTTTTTTCTTAATCTTTCTCTTAGTAAGTTACCTGTTGTGGTTATTACATTACAAGAAAAGTGGTGCCAATGTTTATAGTGGCATTGGCTATTGGTACGTTTTTACTTTTAGATATACTCAAATGCTCTACTGACAGTTTATGCAACTTGCATATCTAGAAGCATATGATCACAGAACTTCCTATACTACTTATCTTTACTAAAGAAACAAAATGGTGGAGAAAATTAGGTACTCGTTGATGCTTTCCAATGATTAATCTGAACTTACATCTAATTTTTCTGCAATGGCATCTGAATTGTTCATTTTGGTTGTTGAGCGAGCCTATTGTTTCTTCTTGAGAGACCAAAAGTAATGTGATCAAGATGCTACTTCTGAATTACGACCTAAAATTAAGATTTCATATCGTTCCTTCCTAACCAAGTGGTGCCACTACTCTTTTCAAACTTTGGCAATTTAGTCTCTTGTAATATGACGTTGTGAAATTCTGTTAGGGTCTGTGCTACCATGCTCATAAATTACCTATGGTCTATAATGAACACTTATTTATTTTGCACTTATATACTACGGGGACTTTCCCTTCGCTGGGCTCTGTTTTTTATTATGTTCATATTACATTTACTCCAGAGAGAGACAGTGTGTTTTCAGATTATTCTATTGCACTATCATGATAAGCTTTCTCTTAAGCAACCAATGCTCCCAAAGACTAACAATTTTGTAGATATGTTGAAGGTGGAATGGGGTCGGTATCCATGGCTATTGGCAATGCTGCCCGGGAAGCTGGGGCTCATATTGTCACAAGTGCAGGGGTATATGGTTGCTTGAATCCCTTCTCTCCTTATGGATGAAGGGAACTTATTCTATGAAGTTTTATTTGATCTCTTTTGTGATTGTACAACTGCATCGAGTCATATTTATGAATatgaatttgaaaaaagaaaaaagaaaagaaaattggatTTATTTTGGTTACTGTCATGCAATTAAATCTCTAGTTTCCTTTTGATGTTTATGCTTTCTAGTAACGCATGTTAAGCAAATCATGTGGATTCTGGCTTTAAACTTTATGCTTCAATTCTCACCTTCACTATATTGGCTATTATATTGTCAAGGTTTCACAGCTGATAGTTGATGACTCGGGCAAAGCAAATGGGGTTAGTTTTCGTATCCGTTTTTTCTGCAGTGTAACAGATCTTTAAGCTTGAATCAAACTAATTCATTTTCTTAAATATGACTAACATTATTTAGGTGTTGCTGGCTGATGGAACGGTGGTGCAGTCTTCAAACATTTTATCAAATGCGACACCTTACAAAACTTTCATGGTAAAACTCTACCGCCTGTTTATTTTGGTAATTAGATTGTGCTTTTAAatgtacttttatttattttttgctcATGTTTTAATATCTGTTGTAGGAATTGGTGCCACAAAATGTTCTTCCTGATGATTTCACACGTTCTATTAAGTATTCTGATTACAGTTCTGTAAGATCCtctctttaattcttttatttaacgcaacttattaattttttttacatcacATACTTGGCTATACATACAATTACTAGCCAAAAGATAAATCAGCTATTAACTATGTTACTCAGACTTGTCTTGAGTGCCGTATGTATGTCCTTATGCTCGTGTGTCGAACATGAGTGTTGGCCACAGCTAAAGAGTCCGAGCAACATAGGTTTTTAATATTCAGCAAGCATGGATATGTTGTGAGATCAATTTAGTCTGCTGATAAAGAATGTCTACAAAATGTATTTATACTGCCATGTGCTAAACATATTTTGCTATCATTTATTGAAACAGGGAACTACCAAAATAAACGTAGCTGTTGATAAGTTGCCTGATTTCCATTGTTGCAAGTCAATTGATGGTCTTCAGTACACTGGTACCATTCATATCGGTTCTGAGAGGTATGTTGCTATTCTTTTGCGCATGTTTTCTGGTCCATGCAAAGAAAATCGCCATTTAGAATGGTAACCCTAGCACTAACATCATAATGGTTACTTCACTGTATCGTCTCTGTTTTGGATCCAAAGTTCAAACTCAAGGATATTGTGCGATTTTTTCAGCATGGAGGAGATCGATTCAGCTTGTCAAGATGCAGTCAATGGATTGCCATCAAGAAGGCCAGTCATTGAAATGACAATTCCATCCATACTGGACAAGACGATTTCTCCACCTGGTACctaattttggaatttttgtatCATCACATTGTTAGATccttttcttctctctctctctcatattTTAAACAAACGTTTTTTACATTAGACCATTATGAGATTTGCTACTTAATAGTACTGACAGAATCTTATATGTTTTCACAGGTAAGCATGTCATCAACTTGTTCATCCAATATACCCCTTATAATCCATCCAGCGGCTGCTGGGATGATCCTGTTTACAGGGTGAGTAGAATTTTGTTCAAGTTATCCATTTCCAAAAGCTTAGGCCTTGTTTAAAAATGTTTATCAAAAGtgctttttcgaaaaaaaaacttttggggagaagctaaaattttcaGCTTCTGAAAAAAGTGCTTTTGGGCCAATTTTTGGCTTGGGAGAAGCACTTTTTCCCTCAAAAAGCAACTTGCTTaagaatgtttttgccccaaaaGCACCATAAGCTTATTTTTGGGGCAAGATGCAAGGTATCATTGCTCCATTGCTGACTGTTTCCTCATAATAATCGTATCTTTAATATTGTAGGAATCATTTGCACAAAGATGTTTCAACTTGATTGATGAATATGCACCGGGTTTCAGCTCGTCGGTCATTGGCTACGACATGCTAACTCCTCCGGACCTTGAAAGGGAAATTGGCTTGACAGGTTCTTTATATCTATAGTCCTTTGAGCCTGCTAATCTGTTCCTTGTTTAACTTCTTCATAAATCATTTTTACTCGTGACTTACCTTGAACGTTCTTACTTTTACGGTATCCGTTCtacttctaaaatttttgttgTAGATTTAGATATTTGAGGGATAATTTAATAATACATAGATTTGAATTTTAAAGCAGATtagtatattttgatttgaacTTCACAAAAATGGTAGATACATGACCCGCTGTTTTACCATCTAATAGAAAAATAACTCATGGACTTTAAGTCACTGACATTCATTGTTATTAGGAGGAAATATCTTTCATGGTGCTATGGGATTAGATTCGCTTTTCCTCATGCGACCTGTTAAAGGATGGTAAATATGATTACTCCTTtctctttctcatttttttttaatctttttagaagagaaaaatgcatgtataaattttatatcaaattttaattgatatataatcCAAATGTGTGGATGTAGGTCGAATTATAGGACTCCATTACCAGGTCTTTACTTGTGCGGGAGTGGTGCCCATCCAGGCGGTGGTGTGATGGGTGCACCCGGCCGCAATGCAGCAAAGCTGGTTCTTGaagatttcaagaaaaaaatgaaCTGATTTTcagaaaaaatgaaaatcaagATCAGCTCTGCTTTTTTAGTTATGCTTTGggaaatgatatcctttcatctTTAGTCCTTCACgtaaattgttttttatttatgaCTACAATGCCTGATTGATTATTACTAATTATTACTATCTAATACTAGTTaactaaacaaattaattataatttagattaattatattataCTAATTAATATAACCAgagtttgtttattttatttattaatataattatatttttaatatattaataagtataatttactataattattaatttgtttagttatttagtaatataattttatgttcaTATTTAAGTATTATTTCTTTGTATATTAACGAATATTTGGCAATAAAAGTATTATCACTCTAAAATGCaacttatatattttctaaaaggtcaataatattagtaaaaaataaaaacaattagcTAAATTAATAgggtaattttattttcataataaaacaCTTTTAATTTATCCGATTATTAAATATTAAGTGCCATTTACAATAATCAAGTATTTTTTTGCTTAATATATTTACTGTATAATTAACATTTTAATGATAATAATTCTTGTAAcattttggtaataaaataatataattgctAACATACATAttcaaaaaaaagttaataatattaatgaataaTTAAACCAATTAGCTAAATGAATAAagtaatttcattttcataatgaagtaaaattttaattaatttattgcataatcaaaaatttaataatttttattacaaTATTCAGCGTTATTATATTAATCTCATATGAAActaattacaatttttaatgtattttatgtttcaaataatcataaaagaatataattaataattataattaaaaaacttCCACATTACAAAAATTGCTTAATGGTTAAAACTAAATTCATGTATCAATTAAAAATAGCTTTTATTTATATCAATTCCACAATGAATTTTAACCATtattaattacatatataactattaattgtatttttttaattttagaatttttagttacaTGTACACAatccatataaaataaaattattgattcCTAATCAATAGTACTTATTCCAAGTTTCAAACCTACAAGCAAAGTTAAGAAACTATCATAAATCCCTGTTGTTTAATTTGTATTTTCCTTAATATACTGCAGCAGCAGTGAATGGGATattaatcttaattaaattagtaataatataagtgtattataaaacctaaatatcatatataatgattatattttaataaattagtctaatataatttattatagtttaaattccataataaactttaaaccctaatattaaattaagaataattgtattaattgttttatatattatataatgatttaatttaatatctttattatattaattagtaATTATATGCACGAGGGTTCAGTTGGATTCATTAAAGACAGCCTAAGCAGTACATATTCTTGCATTTTCAAACAACAAAGGAACTGGACCATTCAAAGAAACTTGCAATAGTAGAACTCTAGCCCCAAAAGAAAGAGCAAAAACCAATGGTCTAAAAAGTTATAAACACTAACTTGAGGAACTCAGATTAAAAGCATATAAGAATTGCAAACATCAGGACAAATATTAGAAGTTGTAAGCAGAAAATGATTTTAATCATCCCTCTAAACTTTTTGATTATGTGgatctatatgaaaatagattcattcaaGCATTTAAGCTAATATACAAACCCAAAAAAGGTTGGTTAAAAGTAAACTCACGTTGAGAAGAAAATAATTCGAGGGTTGATTTAAACTTTCTTTGAATGCAGAAGAACTACCTACTTAGCCAACTGGAAGCAGATTTCGGGATGAATGAGATAGCATTTGTTGCAGCTTCTAACCTACATTATGGTTTAAGGGTCATCAGTTAATCAGTATATAAATACAATGAAAATGAGAAagatatataaaacaaatttgcATGCATGAATGTATATACTTACTATCCTTTAAGTGTTAGACATGGGTATATGTTCCCCTTCGAGTAGACTTGTTTATGTATTGGGTTACTCAAAGACTCATCCGAAATATAAAAAGATTTAGACAAACATACAAGACCTGAATAATAGGCTTAGGCAAAAATTAAGCCTGAGCCGTACTTGGGCATCAACATTCCAAGCTTAAGTTAGCCCAGCCtgttttatacttttataatatatttttatatattacgtaaataaatcaaataaaattaaatgtataatactacatattaaatattaaattaaaaataatatgagctgGTATAAATCGAATTTAGGTTAATCATTTAATATAGGCGGGCTTAAGCAAACATATAGTATGCTTCACACACACAAAAAGAGGAGAGAGAGAGCACTTAGATATCTCTTCGACTGCCCTCATAATTTCTGTTGATCTTGTTTCAAGCACTTGGCCTCCCAAAATTATCTCATCCAAGATCGTGTGTATCTGCATAACAGTTATTGAAGCTTTGAACAAAAATGAAGAGTCAAGAGATAAAGAAAGCCAAATCGGTGATAAGAGCACCAAACAAAAGCAATCATTTgatagatttaaataaaaatattgtagtAATAAAGTATTTTAATAGTCGTTAAATCAGTTCCCAGTGTACACCTAAGGCATTATAATGATGTCATAAAAAGTAATCCTTGGCTAACAGGGCATAAAGACACTAATGATCCCTCTGCCAGTAACACGGGAAATTAGGCAAAGGCTAATTTTGAGTAACTAacaagctcaattgcaagagagCACCAAGCAGCATAAGAAAGCTATTTTATTCCGACTTTTCGTTTCTATAGTGTTTGACTTATATTTAGACAATGGATATGAAGCACACCGTAATTTTTTTCCTTGAaacttgttgaaaattttaatttggccccccaaatttttgaaaattttaatcaacCTCTTCTAAATTTGTCGAAATTCTCATTAATctcacaaaatttaaaaattttaattagacccccaatatttttgaaaaaaaaatctcattaaacttctaaaatttttaaaaattttaattaggccCCCAAAACTTAGTCCCAAGATCCACCACTGCAAAGTCCCtctaaataattgaaaaagacaCGTACCCAAACCCAACACTTATGCttgagtccaagtaacatagatAAGAAAGCCTCCCCTGCCatcaattaaaatgtaaaatcttGAAGTATACCcccacatatatttatatattccaaCATCAACTCCTATTTACCTAGGTGCCATCCTCTTGTACTTTATGTTTATTATTCCAATGAAGACAGTAGATCTCGTTTACATGTAGAATCTAACCTTCCATGGCactaaatctatacatatatatctatctatatatataagtgaTCAGAGGATACACAACCTTGCTGTAATTGAACACAATGTCAAGCTCACAAACATTCTTGAAGCATCTTTCCAATGTTTGTTGCCCAAGAACTGAATGCATCACATCTAAAGTAAGTAAAAATATccaatatttgaaataaaatatcagCAATTATCGTTACATCCAGCTTTACTAGTTTGTAAAGAAAATACATGACAAAACCACTACATTGATCTTATTAGACAATATGCAATTATTAGACAAAAATGGTTTTATACGATTAACATCTACGAAGCTTATTGATGTGATCTAACCTTTCCACTTAAAAGACACCAAGTTAAAACTCGACTAAATTTGATgatgttgaatattggcaatatcccacattaggtaaagatagaaagggagggggttttggtttgttatatatagaacccttCCCCCTTAGGTTTCATCACCCCAAAAATCCAAGTAGTTAATTGTAACTTGGTGTTGATCTTCTctattgtaatatttctagaggaaatattaatttggtagtgtccgaggacgtaagctaaattggccgaacctcgttaagttctggtgttttatttcttatttgtttgcttatatttaatagctttatgttggttatatttatttagttattattgatataaatatctaagtgagttctgtctagttgttgggttttaagcagGACCATTTGtaacccctccaatttaactgggaattttcttagtataattgttggcataataattatctaaatatttctgataatattgttattaatattatcgtcgcttccgcaacaattggtatcagagccaaggttttgtagtatgctctgtgtttgcagcttaatctgatcttacacatcagaaacatttcctaaagcttgtgggtattccgcatttggtggctattaaatagaagctatggcaaaaatgacagaagaaaaaccatccatatcaacaacttccacttcgtacattttgtcGAGggttggaactgcaaatacgagatttgcagtggaaatttttgatggaacaggtcatttcggcatgtggcaaagtgagcttctagatgccctctttcaacaaggtctagatattgccattgaggaagaaaaaccaaaaggggttgatgataaagaatggaagaccatcaactgattggcatgtggtacaattcgatcatgtctttccagagagcagaagtatatattcagtaaagagacttctgcaagtaaattgtggaaagcattggaggagaaattcctgaagaagaacagtcaaaataagttgcatatgaagaaaagactgtttcgtttcagttatgttcctcGTACCAcaatgaacgagcacattaccaattttaatcagctggtggctgatttgttgaatttggatgtgacttttgaagacgaagacttggcgttaatgttgttgggatcgcttccagaggagtttgagtaccttgaaactactttACTTCATGGAAagtcggaagtaactttcaatgaagtaactgctgcattgtatagctatgaactacgccgaaaggataagttgaaaggtttaagtgaagcagcagtggaagcattggtaacaagagatCGTCAggaaagtcagtctaaggggaagagaagaaagtccaaaggtcgagttgttgccaaagatgaatgttccttttgcaaagaaaaaggacattggaagaaagattgtccaaaattgaagaaaaaagggaagactccgcaagatgcaaatgttgcagaatgcaatagtgaagcagagtcagaattttctcttagtatgacatcttcaacattacatgcagatgagtggatcatggattctggttgttcctatcatatgtgtcccatttgggaatggttctttgaatttcaaaaactagatggaggggttgtttacatgggtaatgataacacatgtaaaatagccgggatatgttcaattaaactgaggagtcatgatggatctactagaattttgcgggatgtacgatatgtcccaaagttgaagaagaatctcatctctttggggtcgttagaatctaaaggcctagttgtgacaatacgagatggagttcttaaagcaacttcaggagcattggtgatgttgaaaggcataagaaagaacaatctgtattactaccaaggtagtacagtggtggggacaacagcagcagcaatttcgAGTACCAAGCAGGACgttgaggcaacacagctgtggcatatgcgtttgggccatgctggtgaaaaatccttgcaaactctagctaAACAAGGATTATtaaaaggtacaaagacttgcaaacttgaattttgcgagcattgtgttctggaaAAACAACGAATgatgaaatttggcactgggattcacaatactaaaggtattctggattatgtgcattctgatgtatggggaccgtccaagactccatcacttggaggaagacgttattttgtcacctttattgatgattttttcaaaagagtttgggtgtttcctatgaagaacaaagatgaggtgcttgaagttttccttaagtggaaaactaaagttgaaaatcagacaggaaggaagattaaggttctccgatcagacaatggtggagaatataaaagcgatccatTCCTGAAGagatgccaagattgtggcatagtaaggcacttcaccgtaggtggaacaccgcaacagaatggggtggcagagcgtatgaatcgaacgcttgtggagaaagttcgatgtatgttatctaatgctggattagatagaaagttttgggctgaggctgtgacgtacgctcaacatctcatcaatcatttgccatcatctgctataaatggcaagactcctttggagaaatggtatggaaaacctgctactgattatgacaccttacgtatttttggttctattgcatattatcatgtgaaagaatcaaagttagatccaagagcaaagaaggctctattcatgagcttcaatgctggtgttaagggatatcgtttgtggtgtctagaggcaaagaagacgataatcagtagcgatgttacctttgatgaatctgccatgttgaataagg includes:
- the LOC121215273 gene encoding pyridine nucleotide-disulfide oxidoreductase domain-containing protein 2, yielding MWRRSFGTGSHAVDALKEKKWDALVIGGGHNGLTAAAYLARGGLSVAVLERRHVIGGAAVTEELIPGFKFSRCSYLQSLLRPSVISELELARHGLKLLKRNPSSFTPCLDGRYLLLGPTKVLNHREISKFSRRDADAYPKYESQLERFCTLMDPLLDSSPPESLQGISSLQERLKNKVHNSVFWTRLLHQAASLGQKDMVDFMDLLLSPASQVLNNWFETDVLKATLATDAVIGSTASVNTPGSGYVLLHHVMGETDGDRGMWSYVEGGMGSVSMAIGNAAREAGAHIVTSAGVSQLIVDDSGKANGVLLADGTVVQSSNILSNATPYKTFMELVPQNVLPDDFTRSIKYSDYSSGTTKINVAVDKLPDFHCCKSIDGLQYTGTIHIGSESMEEIDSACQDAVNGLPSRRPVIEMTIPSILDKTISPPGKHVINLFIQYTPYNPSSGCWDDPVYRESFAQRCFNLIDEYAPGFSSSVIGYDMLTPPDLEREIGLTGGNIFHGAMGLDSLFLMRPVKGWSNYRTPLPGLYLCGSGAHPGGGVMGAPGRNAAKLVLEDFKKKMN
- the LOC121215274 gene encoding AP-3 complex subunit sigma, translated to MIKAVMVMNTQGKPRLAKFFDYLPVEKQQELIRRVFGVLCSRPENIHTILDEIILGGQVLETRSTEIMRAVEEISKLEAATNAISFIPKSASSWLSR